A stretch of DNA from Blastopirellula marina:
AGCAATTAGTTTTCTCGATGCCCAACTCGGAGAAATCCTAGACGCCCTCGAGGCTAGTGGTCAGGCTGATAATACGATTATCGTGTTTACGTCCGATCATGGATTTCACATTGGCGAGCAATCGCTGTGGGGAAAGACGACCAATTTCGAACTCGATGCTCGTGTGCCTCTTATCCTTGTTGACCCTCGGCACCCATCGATTGCGAATCAACAAACCAGTGCTCTCGCCGAACTCGTCGATCTCTATCCGACGCTGGCCAACCTAACCGGAATTGAAGGTGATCTGCCCGACAATCTTGAGGGAGACGATCTTTCTCCAATCCTCGACGACCCGACGTTCACCGTGAAAGAAGCAGCGTTCACGCAGCATCAACATCCATTCTATGGCAGTGCACGAAACTGGAGGGCTTGGGGATACTCGGTTCGAACAACAAGGTGGCGTTTCACCGAATGGCGCGATATTTCCACCGGATCCACCATCGCCGAGGAGCTTTACGACCATCAGGAAGATCCGCTCGAAACGACCAATCTTGCCGATGACTCGCAGCGAGCCGACGTGATTGCGACGCTCAAGAAGACGCTCGCGCAGCAATTCCCACAGGAGAAGAAGTGATGACAAGACTATTCACCATTCTCACTACGATGTTGCTACTCGGCATTGGACTCGACAATGAATGTGTATCCGCTGCACCGCCGAACATCGTGTTCATTCTTGCAGATGACTTAGCTTGGTCCGATCTAGGCTGCTATGGTCACGAGTACCACGAAACTCCCAATCTCGACAAACTCAGTGAACAAGGACTCCGCTTCAACAACGCCTACGCATCGGCGCCAATATGTTCAGCCTCTCGTGCAAGCTTACTGACCGGTAAGACGCCGGCCCGTTTAGGTTTTGAGTTCGTTACGAAAGACTCAGCCATCCATCAGAAGCTGGATGCGGAGGTCCCGCTGTTAACGCCTCGATACACATTAAACCTACCATTAGAAGAGATCACGATCGCCGAACGACTCCGCCAGGTAGGCTACCAGACGGCGTTCTTCGGCAAATGGCATTTGAATCAGCATTACCAGCGCTACCTTGGTTGGAGTCCTACACACGGACCGAAAGCGCAGGGATTCGAGGTCGCGGTTGAAGATTTTGGCAGCCATCCTTACGCCTGGGGCAAGAAGCCCCCCTCAGAAATCGATCAACCCGGCAAATTCGTCGACGACACGATGGTAGGTCGCGTCACAGAGTTCATTAAGCAGAAACATGCGCGTCCTTACTTCGTAATGGCCTCGCACTTTTACGTTCATACACCCGTCAGAACACCTTATCGTTGGCTTCTTGATAAGTACGACGCCAAGATTCCGCCTGACTCACCTGCAAGAGAACGTCGCTTACGTTACGCCGCTTTCGTAGAGACGCTTGATCACTTGGTTGGCCAGATCGTGACAGCCGTCAACGAATCTGACGATCCGCAAGACACGCTAATCCTTTTTACGTCCGACAACGGTGGGCATCCAGAGTATACCGCCAACGGCCCGCTTCGCGGGTCGAAGTGGAATCTTTACGAAGGTGGCGTACGCGTACCGATGATCGTTCGTTGGCCAGATCAGATTGCAAAAGGAACGACAACGGAACTTCCCTGGGTTGGATACGATCTCCATCCATCGCTAGCCAAGTTGGCCGGAGTCACCGCCGAAGGACTCGACGGAATGTGCCTGATTTCTACCCTGAGCGAAAAGACGCTACTGCCCGAACGTTCTTTGTACTGGCACTTTCCGTATTACCACCCAGAGAAAGGTTTTGCGAAAGCTCCCGAAGGGATCGGTGTAAACGACTTCGTTACCAGTCGGACGCGGCCGCAATCTGCGATTCGTCGTGGCCAATACAAGTTGATCCACTTCTACGAAGACAATCACAACGAGTTGTATGACCTAGCGAAAGACCTTTCTGAACAAACTAATCTCATTGATAGTCATCCCAAACTCGCCGCAGAACTGTCTGCTGATCTGCGTAACTATCTTGTCGAAGTCGATGCTCGCCTTCCTCAGGACAAATTATCACACACCACGGACTGATCCCACTGTTCCTCCTTCCCCCCGAGTGAATCTCATGTCTTTTAGTCGAACCATCACCACGATGTTGCTGTTGATATTAGCAACGCCTGTTTTCGCTCAAGATGAGTGGAAGCTGAAAGAGCTTTCCTACAACAATCCAGGCCTCAAAGTCGACCTTGGCGTAGGGCTTTGGGCATGGCCGTTGCCGATGGACTATGACGGGGACGGCGATATGGACCTGTTGGTCTCCTGCCCTGATAAGCCATCCAATGGCGTCTTCTACTTCGAGAATACATCCCAAGACCCTTCACAAAAGATGCCGGTATTTAAGCCCGCAGTGAAGCTTGGCAAGACGTCGCACAATGTTCAGGTTAGCTATGTCGACGGCAAGCCACGTATTCTTCACGAATGCTGGGAATATCCACGCGATGCGAAAAGTGGCAAGTTCGACTTCGATCATGGCAAACGGATCTATCCGAAAAACAATATCCATGAGAACCGAGTTCGCGCGAATATGTGGCGTTATGTCGATTACGATGGTGACGGTGATCAGGATATCGTCGTCGGTGTCGGCGACTGGACCGACTACGCCTGGGATGCTGCCTTCGATAACTTTGGCCGGTGGCAAAATGGACGGCTTCATGGCTACGTTTATCTTATACGCAATGAAGGCACTGCTAGCGAAGCGAAGTATTCTGATTCACCGGAGAAGATCGAAGCGGCTGGTGGTGAAATCGACGTCTACGGATGGCCTTCCCCCAACTTCGCTGATTTCGACAACGATGGCGATCTCGACCTTTTATGCGGCGAATTCCTCGACGGATTCACTTATTTCCAAAATATTGGCACGCGGGAAGAGCCGGTGTACGCTGCTGGCCGCAAGCTGAACAATGCGAACGGCAAGCCACTGGTAATGGATCTTCAAATGATCACGCCAACGGCGTTCGATTGGGACAGTGATGGTGATTTAGATCTGATCGTTGGCGATGAGGATGGTCGCGTCGCCCTCGTAGAAAACACCGGTGAACTTCGCGACGACCAACCCGTATTCCTCGCCCCAAAGTACTTTCAACAAGAGGCCGATACACTTAAGTTTGGTGCTCTCGCGACGCCTTATGCCTACGACTGGGATGAAGATGGCGACGAAGACATTCTCTGTGGTAACACAGCTGGTTACATTGGCTTCTTCGAGAATCTCGGTCCTGCTGAAAATGGCCTGCCGAAATGGAACGCCCCGAAGTTGTTAACGGCATCGCCAGGAACGGCTCATACGCCAGAAGTGGAGTTCCGCATCTTGGCTGGTCCTAGCGGGTCAATTCAAGGTCCGGCTGAAGCGAAGTGGGGCTATACCACCTTGTGCGTTGCGGATTGGGATGGAGATGCCGATCCAGACATCATCTACAACTCGATCCTCGCGAAGGTTGGACTTCTGCGAAATGACGATGGCAAACTGGTCGATGTTCCCCTGCCGACTGGTCTGAGCGAAGCTCCACCAAAGTGGTACTGGTGGCAAACCAAATCGGAATCCTCGATTACGCAGTGGCGTACAACGCCGGTTGTAAAGGACTTCAATGGCGACGGAAAGCTCGATTTGGTGATGCTCGATCAAGAAGGATACCTGACCTTGCGACCTTCCGCTGGTGCAGCAGAACGAATCTTTATTGACGAAAATAACCAACCACTCCAGTTGAACATCAAATCTTGTGGCGGTTCAGGCCGCGTGAAGTTGGATGTCGTTGACTGGGACAGCGATGGCCGACTTGACCTGCTTGTGAATTCCGAGAACGCAACTTGGTACCGCAACTGTGAAGATCGCGATGGCAAGGTTGTGCTGAAACGGATTGGTAACCTGGCCAAGCGAAACGTCGCTGGGCATACTTCGAGTCCAGCCGCTTGCGACTTTGATAAGGACGGAAAACCAGATCTGCTGGTCGGTGCCGAGAATGGCCGACTCTACTATGCCCCTCATGACGACTGCCTGGCATTCGCAGCGGATCAAATCGCTGCGGTTAAACCCCAAGAATCTAGCAAGCCGAAGTTCCCTGGATTTGTTAGTGAAGAATTCATTTACACTAAGGCCAGTTTTCCCGAGTGCCACGCTTCGACCATCTGCCAAACGAACCGCGGCTTAGTCGCATCATGGTTTGGCGGGACGAAAGAAGGACGCGACGACGTTTGCATCTGGGTAAGCTACCACGACGGAAGCCGCTGGTCAGGCCCGATGAAGGTCGCCGACGGTGTTCAGCATAACGGACTTCGCTATCCTTGCTGGAATCCAGTGCTCTATCAATCTCCGGGCGATGGCCCTTTGCTCTTGTTCTTCAAGGTAGGGCCAAAACCGCATTCGTGGTGGGGCGAAATGATGGTCAGCTATGACGGCGGTAAGACCTTCCGCGAGCGAAAACGTCTTCCAGAAGGAATTGATGGTCCCGTTCGCTGCAAACCGATCCTGCTGAAGGATGGCAAGACACTGCTCTGCGGATCTTCGACCGAGTACGACGGCTGGACCATTCACTTCGAGAAGACCGTTCTAACCGATGGCCAACCTAGTGGTGTCTGGCAGCGAATCGGTCCCATCAACACCAAAGATGAGTTTAACGCGATCCAGCCCACCATTCTTCAACATCAGGATGGTCGTCTGCAGGTTCTTTGCCGCACCAAGGAGAGTGTGATCGTCAGCAGCTTCTCCGAGGACGAAGGAGACACTTGGTCGAAACTCAAGCCAATCGATATGCCGAATCCTAATTCAGGAATCGAAGTCGTCACGCTGGCCGATGGTCGCCAGCTGATGATCTATAACCATCTTGGAAGTGGCAAGACAGGCTGGGGACGTCGCGGGCTATTGAACCTGGCAATCTCTGACGACGGTATTAACTGGCGAAAGGTTGCTGTATTGGAACAGGAAGAAGGCGCCGAGTTCAGCTACCCGGCAATTATCCAAACTGATGACGGCATGGTGCACATGACCTACACGTGGAAACGTCAATTGATCAAACATGTCGTCATCGATCCGACCAAAATCGAACCTGGCGACGAGTTGACCAAGGCGAACTGGGATTAGTAGCTGAGTCCACATCAAGAAACGAAGAAGGCGTGCGGGACGACTTGTCTCGCACGCCTTTCTCTTTGAAGACCGCTCAGGCATTTCGATCGATTAGCTTTCCCAGTTGCTCTTCAATCCGTTTCAAACGGTCTTCAATACGCTGCAGATTTTTTTCCGGGGGTGGCGGTGGATTTCCGCCAGGGCCTGCCATTGGTGGCTGTCCCGCGCGTGGCTCTTGTGCTCTTTGGTGCGGCCGAGGTGGACCATGCCGCCCTGGCCCTGGCGGCGGTGGCTGCACACCATGTGGCGGCATGCCAGGTTGATTCATGACAGGAGGTCCGGCATGCGGACCGTGCGGTGGACAATGACCACCTGGAGGTGGAGGCGGCATTTCTTCCCGTTGGAAGGTCGATTCGCTCTCGACGTTTGTTAGCGCGAATACTTCGACAACCATTTCTCCATGCGGGCCTGGTTGGCGGCGTCCTTCGGCAGAGACTTCTTGCCCCACTTCGGACAACTTACCCAGGTATTTCTCCAGGTGGGGCGGCCAATGCAGCCAAGTGCCATCTTCCAACTTAACTCCATCGATTCCACCACGTGGAGCTTTCGTTTGTTCGGTGACCTTTCCCGTTATCGTCTCCATTGTTTGCGGTGCATGCGCGGCGGGCGGCGGGGCGATCCCAGGTATTTGAGCTTCTTCCGAGTTTCCCACGACCCACCCACCGAGGGCGAATGCGGCAGAACTTCCGATCGTAACTAGCCAGCGACTCATGGAATGTGTCCTTTCGAGAAGTATCCAATCTTCGAGCTTTATCGAACGTGAAATGCAATTCTACTGCATAACCCGTTGATACCGGTTTACGCTGAAAATTGCAAGCAGGAATTCCTAGCTTTTCTGACCTACGCGGACACGTAACACCATCTGAATGCGTTCAACAGGTATGATTCGTCGATATGTGGGTTTTCGATTTCTCCTGTCATTGGATCGCCCAATGACCAAAGTTTGATCACTTTTCCCAAGTTTTCGCTCGAACTCTTCCCCCCACCGCAACGGTCATTCGTCTAGCCCGACTCTCGGTATTCGAGTAGTATTGAAAGCCCCGCCGCCTCCCACCTACCTCCAGGCCAACCGACAATGCGCTTCGCAGTTGCACCTTCCCAATTCGGCACATATCGGAATCATTCGCGTATTCCCGTTCTGATCTCCGCAGCGATCGCGGTTCTCGCCCCGGTTTTGTCTACCGATACTCGTCTAGTGGCTGCTGATCATTCGCCTGAACTAAAAACGTGGGGCGAGAATTACACCAAAGATGTTTTGCCGATCGTCAAGTCGAAATGCCTTGAATGCCACACCGGTGACGACGCCGATGGAGAGTTCGACTTGGCTACGTTCAGTAGTGGTGAATCGGCAATTGAAGCGGGCGATATCTGGGAACGCGTTGCTCGTCGCGTCCGACAAAACGAGATGCCGCCGGAGGGTAGCCCTGGACTTAGTGATCCGCAGAAGAGTGCTTTCTATCGCTGGCTCGACTCTCGGCCTGGGCAAGATCTTTGCAAACAACTAGCGTCGGACGAAACCCAAAGCTGGTATCGCGGTCATGTGATGAGCCGCCGTCTAACCCGCACCGAATACCGGAATGCAATGCGCGATCTTGTCGGGATCGAACTGAAGCCGAGTGAACTGCCTCCATCAGACGGAGCTGGTGGCGAAGGATTCGATACCGTCGGTGACGCCTTGTTTACTTCCCCTATTCATCTCGAGGCTTACCTGATGGCCGCGGACCGCCTGATCGAAACGGCGCTGCCAGAGGGTGAGCAAGGTGCCTCAGAAGAAGTCATCGCCGCAAGACGTCGCATTCTTAGTTCGCTTCCCAAGTCGATCGACTCAGCATCGGACCTTGACGATCGCGATGCTGCCAAGGCCAACATCGAAGCATTCGCGGAACGAGCCTGGCGTCGACCACCTACGCCGGAAGAAGTTGAACGGTTGCTAACGATCTTCGACGCTGCTTTATCGAGAACTGGTTCGTTTATAGCCGCCCAGCGACAACCGTTGAAGGCTATCCTGGTCTCACCTCATTTCCTGTTTG
This window harbors:
- a CDS encoding sulfatase, which encodes MTRLFTILTTMLLLGIGLDNECVSAAPPNIVFILADDLAWSDLGCYGHEYHETPNLDKLSEQGLRFNNAYASAPICSASRASLLTGKTPARLGFEFVTKDSAIHQKLDAEVPLLTPRYTLNLPLEEITIAERLRQVGYQTAFFGKWHLNQHYQRYLGWSPTHGPKAQGFEVAVEDFGSHPYAWGKKPPSEIDQPGKFVDDTMVGRVTEFIKQKHARPYFVMASHFYVHTPVRTPYRWLLDKYDAKIPPDSPARERRLRYAAFVETLDHLVGQIVTAVNESDDPQDTLILFTSDNGGHPEYTANGPLRGSKWNLYEGGVRVPMIVRWPDQIAKGTTTELPWVGYDLHPSLAKLAGVTAEGLDGMCLISTLSEKTLLPERSLYWHFPYYHPEKGFAKAPEGIGVNDFVTSRTRPQSAIRRGQYKLIHFYEDNHNELYDLAKDLSEQTNLIDSHPKLAAELSADLRNYLVEVDARLPQDKLSHTTD
- a CDS encoding exo-alpha-sialidase, whose translation is MSFSRTITTMLLLILATPVFAQDEWKLKELSYNNPGLKVDLGVGLWAWPLPMDYDGDGDMDLLVSCPDKPSNGVFYFENTSQDPSQKMPVFKPAVKLGKTSHNVQVSYVDGKPRILHECWEYPRDAKSGKFDFDHGKRIYPKNNIHENRVRANMWRYVDYDGDGDQDIVVGVGDWTDYAWDAAFDNFGRWQNGRLHGYVYLIRNEGTASEAKYSDSPEKIEAAGGEIDVYGWPSPNFADFDNDGDLDLLCGEFLDGFTYFQNIGTREEPVYAAGRKLNNANGKPLVMDLQMITPTAFDWDSDGDLDLIVGDEDGRVALVENTGELRDDQPVFLAPKYFQQEADTLKFGALATPYAYDWDEDGDEDILCGNTAGYIGFFENLGPAENGLPKWNAPKLLTASPGTAHTPEVEFRILAGPSGSIQGPAEAKWGYTTLCVADWDGDADPDIIYNSILAKVGLLRNDDGKLVDVPLPTGLSEAPPKWYWWQTKSESSITQWRTTPVVKDFNGDGKLDLVMLDQEGYLTLRPSAGAAERIFIDENNQPLQLNIKSCGGSGRVKLDVVDWDSDGRLDLLVNSENATWYRNCEDRDGKVVLKRIGNLAKRNVAGHTSSPAACDFDKDGKPDLLVGAENGRLYYAPHDDCLAFAADQIAAVKPQESSKPKFPGFVSEEFIYTKASFPECHASTICQTNRGLVASWFGGTKEGRDDVCIWVSYHDGSRWSGPMKVADGVQHNGLRYPCWNPVLYQSPGDGPLLLFFKVGPKPHSWWGEMMVSYDGGKTFRERKRLPEGIDGPVRCKPILLKDGKTLLCGSSTEYDGWTIHFEKTVLTDGQPSGVWQRIGPINTKDEFNAIQPTILQHQDGRLQVLCRTKESVIVSSFSEDEGDTWSKLKPIDMPNPNSGIEVVTLADGRQLMIYNHLGSGKTGWGRRGLLNLAISDDGINWRKVAVLEQEEGAEFSYPAIIQTDDGMVHMTYTWKRQLIKHVVIDPTKIEPGDELTKANWD